In Prescottella soli, a genomic segment contains:
- a CDS encoding protoporphyrinogen oxidase, protein MTSGRVSVAVVGGGVTGLVAAYRLRQQFGADAEITVVEAASRFGGKLRTVSLGNGPVDVGAEAFIARRPEVAELIVELGLEDQLVHPAGRQPLIWSQGSLHPLPTRTLMGVPSTAQSVAGLVDADTLARITAEPSVPLDWDPSEDLDVATLVGSRFGEQVVRRSVDPLLGGVYSGLSDSIGVRAALPTLAAALDAGATSLTSAVTAALPTPSPGPVFGTLRDGYGVLLDALRDAARPHTILEAPATGLRRDGDGWWLDPVGHVDGVVVAAPAPEMVRLVADAAPRLAAAARGIELASSAVVALALPRDAGVPENSGILVATGESLGAKAFTLSSRKWPHLAEREVALVRASYGRFGDAAVVDAPDAELIAMARADLETVTGVSAEPADVFVQRWRGGLPQYAPGHLDRVAAIEGAVAEADGLEVAGAYLHGVGVPACVASATTAATRLAARVAG, encoded by the coding sequence GTGACATCTGGGCGCGTCTCGGTAGCGGTCGTCGGTGGCGGCGTCACCGGACTGGTCGCGGCGTACCGCCTGCGGCAGCAGTTCGGTGCCGACGCCGAGATCACCGTCGTCGAGGCGGCGTCCCGGTTCGGCGGCAAGCTGCGGACGGTGTCCCTGGGCAACGGTCCGGTCGACGTGGGCGCCGAGGCGTTCATCGCCCGGCGGCCCGAGGTCGCGGAGCTGATCGTCGAACTGGGCCTCGAGGACCAGCTGGTCCATCCCGCCGGACGACAGCCCCTCATCTGGTCGCAGGGGTCGCTGCACCCGCTGCCCACCCGCACACTCATGGGCGTCCCGTCGACCGCACAGTCCGTGGCCGGTCTCGTCGACGCCGACACCCTCGCGCGAATCACGGCTGAGCCGTCGGTGCCGCTGGACTGGGATCCGTCCGAGGACCTCGACGTGGCGACACTGGTGGGCAGCCGATTCGGCGAGCAGGTGGTGCGCCGGAGCGTCGACCCGCTGCTCGGCGGCGTCTACTCGGGCCTGTCCGACTCGATCGGTGTGCGGGCCGCGCTGCCGACCCTGGCGGCCGCGCTCGACGCGGGTGCGACGAGTCTCACGTCCGCGGTCACGGCCGCGCTGCCGACGCCGTCGCCCGGCCCGGTCTTCGGCACCCTGCGCGACGGTTACGGCGTGCTACTGGACGCGCTGCGCGACGCGGCCCGCCCGCACACGATCCTCGAGGCGCCGGCGACCGGCCTGCGCCGCGACGGTGACGGCTGGTGGCTCGACCCGGTCGGGCACGTCGACGGCGTGGTCGTCGCCGCCCCCGCCCCGGAGATGGTCCGTCTGGTCGCCGATGCGGCGCCGCGACTGGCCGCCGCCGCCCGCGGCATCGAACTCGCGTCGTCCGCGGTCGTGGCGCTCGCGCTGCCCCGCGACGCGGGCGTCCCGGAGAACTCCGGCATCCTCGTCGCGACGGGGGAGTCGTTGGGTGCCAAGGCCTTCACGCTGTCGAGCCGCAAGTGGCCCCACCTGGCCGAGCGGGAGGTCGCGCTGGTGCGTGCGTCGTACGGCCGCTTCGGTGACGCCGCTGTGGTCGACGCACCCGACGCCGAGCTGATCGCGATGGCGCGCGCCGACCTCGAGACCGTCACCGGGGTGTCGGCCGAACCGGCGGACGTGTTCGTCCAGCGCTGGCGCGGCGGGCTGCCGCAGTACGCGCCCGGTCACCTCGATCGGGTCGCCGCGATCGAGGGCGCTGTCGCCGAGGCGGACGGCCTCGAGGTGGCGGGCGCCTACCTGCACGGGGTCGGGGTCCCGGCGTGCGTCGCATCGGCCACGACGGCGGCGACACGGCTCGCGGCACGAGTGGCAGGATGA
- the hemE gene encoding uroporphyrinogen decarboxylase — protein MSGRAEYPARRVLDDAPLLAAATGRPVKHRPVWFMRQAGRSLPEYREIRAGIGMLESCFDPELVCEITMQPVRRHKVDAAILFSDIVVPLKAAGIDLDIVAGVGPVVANPVRSVADVAALPRLVPDEVGAVAQAVRLLTAELGETALIGFAGAPFTLASYLVEGGPSRNHERTKALMHADPKTWHALLGRITDITIAFLQAQLHAGVDAVQLFDSWAGALSLAEYREFVLPHSERVFVEVESAGVPRIHFGVGTGELLGAMGEAGADVVGVDWRIPLDVAARRVGPGKALQGNLDPAVLFAGWDAVEKQVRRICREADAAIAAGATGHIFNLGHGVLPDTDPAVLTDVVELVHSL, from the coding sequence ATGAGCGGGCGCGCGGAATACCCCGCTCGGCGGGTGCTCGACGACGCACCGTTGTTGGCGGCGGCCACCGGCCGTCCGGTGAAGCATCGGCCCGTGTGGTTCATGCGTCAGGCCGGACGCTCGTTGCCGGAGTACCGGGAGATCCGGGCGGGCATCGGGATGCTCGAATCCTGTTTCGACCCGGAACTCGTCTGCGAGATCACGATGCAGCCCGTCCGGCGGCACAAGGTCGACGCGGCGATCCTGTTCTCCGACATCGTCGTTCCGCTCAAGGCGGCCGGCATCGACCTCGACATCGTCGCGGGGGTGGGCCCCGTCGTGGCGAACCCGGTGCGGTCGGTGGCTGACGTGGCCGCCCTGCCGCGGCTGGTGCCCGACGAGGTCGGCGCCGTCGCGCAGGCCGTGCGCCTGCTCACCGCCGAGCTCGGCGAGACCGCGCTGATCGGTTTCGCCGGTGCGCCCTTCACGCTCGCGTCGTACCTCGTCGAGGGCGGTCCGAGCCGCAATCACGAGCGCACCAAGGCCCTCATGCACGCCGACCCCAAGACGTGGCACGCGCTGCTCGGCCGCATCACCGACATCACCATCGCGTTCCTGCAGGCGCAGCTGCACGCGGGTGTCGACGCGGTGCAGCTGTTCGACTCGTGGGCCGGTGCGCTGTCGCTGGCCGAGTACCGCGAGTTCGTGCTGCCGCACTCCGAGCGCGTGTTCGTCGAGGTCGAATCGGCTGGCGTGCCGCGCATCCACTTCGGTGTCGGCACCGGTGAGCTGCTGGGCGCGATGGGCGAGGCAGGCGCCGACGTCGTCGGTGTGGACTGGCGCATCCCGCTCGACGTGGCCGCGCGGCGCGTCGGACCGGGCAAGGCGCTGCAGGGCAACCTGGACCCGGCGGTGCTGTTCGCCGGCTGGGACGCGGTCGAGAAGCAGGTCCGTCGCATCTGCCGCGAGGCGGACGCCGCGATCGCGGCCGGCGCGACCGGGCACATCTTCAACCTCGGACACGGCGTGCTGCCGGACACCGATCCGGCCGTCCTGACCGACGTCGTGGAGCTGGTGCATTCGTTGTGA
- a CDS encoding DUF3000 domain-containing protein: MTTPGTPKEPAQFRAAVDAMNSAAVHPEIELGPIRPPQRLAPFSYAIGAEVRHADTGTVAEHTEGDAFGRLILLYDPDGDEAWNGTMRLVAYIQADLEPALAADPLLPEVAWSWLVDALAEKADEIVALGGTVTATSSVRYGDIAGPPHAHQLELRASWTATSTALASHVEAFCDVLAYAAGLPPAGVTKLGRRPRP, from the coding sequence GTGACGACCCCGGGAACACCGAAAGAACCCGCCCAGTTCCGCGCCGCAGTCGACGCGATGAACTCGGCCGCGGTTCACCCGGAAATCGAGCTCGGGCCCATCCGCCCGCCGCAACGACTCGCGCCGTTCAGCTACGCGATTGGTGCCGAGGTGCGCCATGCCGACACCGGCACCGTCGCGGAGCACACCGAGGGGGACGCGTTCGGGCGCCTGATCCTGCTGTACGACCCGGACGGCGACGAGGCGTGGAACGGCACGATGCGGTTGGTCGCGTACATCCAGGCCGACCTCGAACCCGCCCTCGCCGCCGATCCCCTGCTCCCTGAGGTCGCGTGGAGCTGGCTGGTCGACGCGCTCGCCGAGAAGGCCGACGAGATCGTCGCGCTGGGCGGCACCGTCACTGCCACCAGCTCGGTGCGGTACGGCGACATCGCGGGCCCACCGCACGCGCACCAACTGGAGCTGCGGGCGTCGTGGACCGCGACGTCCACCGCGCTGGCCTCGCACGTCGAGGCGTTCTGCGACGTCCTCGCGTACGCCGCCGGCCTTCCGCCCGCGGGGGTCACCAAGCTCGGTCGCCGACCGAGGCCCTGA
- a CDS encoding helix-turn-helix domain-containing protein, with amino-acid sequence MEALEQGNTRDPLSRQASPPTDRVVAVVELLATTREPSSVAAIASRLHLNRSTVTAILESLDRVGWVQRRQDRKYTLGAGLVSVVEAVRVSVPLLDGAEQLMQDLARRTGCGAALILVGSTQVTFVNIARGGGGIPAGVEVGVHLPLAAPMGATVVANRDEDEQRAWLATGPESERPAFEGLLSEVRRQGGAVFGLGDTAPQILSVLSDMVDLLTEHPTQAPLRRKVLDLLMGLGGRAYTKAELAVADPLPVSYVSVPVFDNRGRAQYELQVGPLRTGVSKAERELYLREIQHTASELGALRP; translated from the coding sequence ATGGAAGCATTGGAGCAAGGCAATACCCGTGACCCATTGAGCCGTCAGGCCTCACCCCCAACCGATCGAGTTGTGGCGGTCGTGGAGTTACTCGCCACCACGCGCGAGCCAAGTTCGGTCGCCGCGATCGCATCGCGGTTGCATCTCAACCGCTCGACCGTCACGGCGATCCTGGAATCTCTTGACCGCGTGGGGTGGGTGCAACGACGGCAGGATCGCAAGTACACCCTCGGCGCCGGGTTGGTCAGCGTGGTCGAGGCCGTCCGGGTGTCCGTGCCGCTACTCGATGGGGCAGAGCAGCTGATGCAGGACCTCGCGCGGCGAACCGGGTGCGGTGCGGCGCTAATCCTTGTTGGCTCGACCCAGGTCACCTTCGTCAACATCGCCCGTGGCGGAGGCGGCATCCCTGCAGGAGTTGAGGTGGGCGTACACCTGCCGCTCGCCGCACCGATGGGTGCCACGGTGGTGGCCAACCGAGACGAGGATGAGCAGCGGGCGTGGCTCGCCACCGGACCCGAGAGTGAAAGGCCGGCGTTCGAGGGCCTGCTGAGCGAGGTCCGACGGCAAGGAGGTGCGGTATTCGGCCTGGGCGACACCGCCCCTCAGATCCTGAGTGTCCTGAGCGACATGGTCGACCTCCTGACCGAGCACCCGACACAAGCGCCCTTGCGCCGGAAGGTGTTGGACCTCCTCATGGGCCTGGGAGGTCGCGCCTACACCAAGGCGGAACTCGCGGTCGCCGACCCACTGCCGGTGAGCTATGTGAGCGTGCCGGTGTTCGACAATCGCGGGCGAGCACAGTACGAGCTGCAGGTCGGACCGCTGCGCACCGGCGTGAGCAAGGCTGAACGTGAACTGTATCTCCGCGAGATCCAACACACGGCAAGCGAGCTCGGCGCACTCCGACCGTAG
- a CDS encoding DUF1254 domain-containing protein codes for MKRNKALLSCAIAASVLVSAGCASAASPSAHPTFDMERTNYPSEATKQALYDELDYQRAVQSYIWAQPLVGLASMAEGAREIGIEPMELFIFDQLEQVNQKLQTGNDDVVYSFSYFDLSQTGPMVVEIPANGQYGVILDAWQRPTEDVGGVGPDHGAGGKYLVIPPGYQGPLPRDGYFVSQAKTNTGMLFLRAVRGPGDSVASAADRLRATNLYPYSQVDNPPAPRNHNMGHDDYNGLTRRGLDYYTLMAKALRTEAPEERDRMMYGMLAPLGIKPGEAFEPDERVRAILERAADTGRKMVANLEVNSRTDRPSVYPNTQWRNPTGMTHYSQELGAATELDERAALFRYGFAMQKFLDPNATPPVNTGAAYLTSYRDSDGVFLDGSNEYRLHIPANAPIRGYWSASLYDAEDFSFIDTDQKKPSLSSLKDLTKNPDGSIDLVFSPNEPEDPLKSNWIKTIPQQGFLVLFRLYAPTEDYYAGKWPLADISRTNRSDK; via the coding sequence GTGAAACGAAACAAGGCGCTGCTGTCCTGCGCGATTGCAGCATCGGTCCTCGTGAGTGCCGGATGCGCGTCAGCGGCATCTCCGAGCGCCCACCCCACCTTCGACATGGAAAGGACGAACTACCCCAGCGAAGCCACCAAACAGGCGCTCTACGACGAACTCGACTACCAACGCGCGGTCCAGTCGTACATATGGGCACAGCCGCTCGTCGGCCTCGCGTCGATGGCCGAGGGCGCGCGTGAGATCGGGATCGAGCCGATGGAACTGTTCATCTTCGACCAGCTCGAACAGGTGAACCAGAAGCTGCAGACCGGTAACGACGATGTCGTCTACTCATTCAGCTACTTCGACTTGTCACAGACCGGGCCCATGGTCGTCGAAATCCCAGCCAATGGCCAGTATGGCGTCATCCTCGACGCGTGGCAGCGGCCCACCGAAGACGTCGGCGGTGTCGGTCCCGACCACGGGGCCGGCGGCAAGTACCTCGTCATTCCCCCTGGCTACCAAGGGCCACTGCCAAGGGACGGGTACTTCGTGAGTCAGGCCAAGACCAACACCGGCATGCTTTTCCTGCGCGCCGTTCGGGGCCCCGGGGACTCGGTGGCCAGCGCCGCTGACCGCCTGCGGGCGACAAACCTGTACCCCTACTCCCAGGTTGACAACCCGCCCGCGCCGCGAAACCACAACATGGGCCACGACGACTACAACGGTCTGACCCGCCGCGGGCTCGACTACTACACCCTGATGGCGAAGGCGCTCCGCACAGAGGCGCCCGAAGAACGTGACCGGATGATGTACGGGATGCTGGCGCCACTCGGCATCAAGCCGGGAGAAGCCTTCGAGCCAGACGAGCGGGTTCGCGCGATCCTCGAGCGCGCAGCCGACACCGGCCGCAAGATGGTCGCAAACCTCGAGGTCAACTCGAGGACCGATCGCCCGAGTGTCTATCCGAATACCCAGTGGCGCAACCCGACTGGCATGACCCATTACTCGCAGGAACTCGGCGCCGCAACGGAACTCGACGAACGTGCGGCACTCTTCCGCTACGGATTTGCGATGCAGAAATTCCTCGACCCCAACGCCACTCCACCGGTCAACACCGGCGCCGCATATCTGACCTCCTACCGCGACAGCGACGGAGTGTTCCTCGACGGTTCGAACGAGTACCGACTCCATATCCCGGCCAACGCGCCGATCCGCGGCTACTGGTCGGCGTCGCTCTACGACGCCGAGGACTTCAGCTTCATCGACACCGACCAGAAAAAGCCGTCCCTGTCATCCCTGAAGGACCTCACCAAGAATCCGGACGGCTCGATCGACCTGGTATTCAGCCCGAATGAACCCGAAGACCCGCTGAAGTCGAACTGGATCAAGACCATTCCCCAGCAAGGCTTCCTGGTCCTCTTCCGCCTCTATGCCCCGACCGAGGACTACTACGCCGGCAAGTGGCCACTTGCGGACATCAGCAGGACCAACCGCTCTGACAAGTAG
- a CDS encoding alpha/beta hydrolase, with translation MTANALRPVPGMPLSVPTFLSGWLTAELAPQLLATTVADAAIHVARRGIRTRGDVAGLAAAGLSTAGLAAVIATGRGARAEVESALTSALGPDYRSVAGRPAAVADVSWRQLALPFRMRRPDVVRVPNRAYAPGGTRFRVDIYHRRDTPADAPILLQIHGGGWVIGSKDHQGIPLMLEMASRGWVCAAINYPLSPKAVWPAHLVAIKRAVAWLRANAATYGGDPGFVAVTGGSAGGHLAAMLALTEGDPALQPGFEDADTSVQACAPHYGVYDFAGETGIKATRQRVESGLMPMVLGKNARFPEDYEAASPLNHLRPDAPPFFVVHGISDSFIPVAEAREFVRRLREVSENPVAFAELRGAQHAFDIFPSIRSAAVAQGVADFLDWTRAQQLSGAVTATEAAG, from the coding sequence ATGACGGCAAATGCGCTGCGGCCCGTCCCGGGCATGCCGTTGTCGGTGCCGACGTTCCTCTCCGGCTGGCTCACCGCGGAGCTTGCTCCGCAGTTGCTCGCGACCACCGTGGCCGACGCCGCGATCCACGTGGCGCGCCGGGGAATTCGTACGCGCGGTGACGTTGCCGGGTTGGCGGCCGCGGGGCTGTCGACCGCAGGACTGGCCGCGGTGATCGCGACCGGACGTGGGGCGCGGGCGGAGGTCGAGTCGGCGCTGACGTCGGCGCTGGGACCCGACTACCGATCCGTCGCGGGGCGTCCGGCGGCTGTCGCCGACGTGTCGTGGCGTCAGCTGGCGTTGCCGTTCCGGATGCGGCGCCCCGACGTCGTGCGGGTTCCGAATCGGGCCTACGCGCCCGGCGGGACCCGGTTCCGGGTCGACATCTATCACCGCCGCGACACCCCGGCCGACGCGCCGATCCTCCTGCAGATCCACGGCGGTGGCTGGGTCATCGGCAGCAAGGACCACCAGGGGATCCCGCTGATGCTGGAGATGGCCTCCCGTGGGTGGGTGTGCGCCGCGATCAACTACCCGCTCTCGCCGAAGGCGGTGTGGCCGGCGCACCTGGTCGCGATCAAGCGGGCGGTGGCGTGGCTGCGCGCGAACGCGGCGACCTACGGCGGCGACCCCGGTTTCGTCGCGGTCACCGGCGGATCCGCGGGCGGTCACCTGGCCGCGATGCTCGCGCTCACCGAGGGGGACCCGGCCCTGCAGCCCGGGTTCGAGGACGCCGACACATCGGTGCAGGCGTGCGCGCCGCACTACGGCGTCTACGACTTCGCGGGGGAGACCGGGATCAAGGCGACCCGCCAGCGGGTGGAGTCCGGCCTCATGCCGATGGTCCTCGGCAAGAACGCGCGATTCCCGGAGGACTACGAGGCCGCGTCGCCGCTGAACCACCTGCGGCCGGACGCGCCACCGTTCTTCGTCGTCCACGGCATCAGCGATTCGTTCATCCCGGTCGCCGAGGCGCGCGAGTTCGTCCGGCGGCTGCGCGAGGTATCGGAGAATCCGGTCGCCTTCGCGGAACTGCGCGGGGCGCAGCACGCCTTCGACATCTTCCCGTCGATCCGCAGCGCCGCCGTGGCACAGGGCGTCGCCGACTTCCTGGACTGGACGCGGGCCCAGCAACTCTCGGGTGCAGTGACCGCCACCGAGGCGGCGGGCTAA
- a CDS encoding WS/DGAT/MGAT family O-acyltransferase — protein sequence MERLSGMDASFLYLETPTQMLHVCGLIILDGSTIPGGYSFAKLRDELAIRVKAMPSFKRRLKDTRFNLDHPVWVDDTDFDIDRHFHRIAVPAPGGRDELSELCSSIASQPMDRSRPLWEMFVIEGLDDGSVAVMSKMHHANVDGVTGSNLMSQLCGLEPDAPRPEFDQLPEGAGRASSLDIAVNGLMSFASRPLKMVKLLPDSVTLLPRWIGRARKGEAMPTPFTAPRTSFNGAITGRRTIAYTELSLDDVKFVKNTFGVKVNDVVLTLCAGALRRYLEDREELPDSSLVATVPVSVHDKSDRPGTNQISVMFTQLGTDVADPVERLHTVAERNAINKDHHNEALGATLLQDWAQFAAPATFGSAMRVYSKLKLAERHPVVHNLVVSNVPGPPMPLYFLGARIKQMYPLGPVFHGAGLNVTVMSLEGRVDVGLVSCKELAPHLWDLADAFPEALAELVKAARAQARKKKQPAVPR from the coding sequence ATGGAGAGACTAAGTGGAATGGACGCCAGCTTCCTCTACCTCGAGACCCCCACCCAGATGCTCCACGTGTGCGGCCTGATCATCCTCGACGGGTCCACGATCCCCGGTGGCTATTCTTTCGCGAAACTGCGCGACGAACTCGCGATTCGCGTGAAAGCCATGCCGAGTTTCAAGCGACGACTGAAGGACACCCGGTTCAACCTCGACCATCCCGTGTGGGTCGACGACACCGACTTCGACATCGATCGCCACTTCCACCGGATCGCCGTCCCCGCCCCCGGTGGCCGTGACGAGCTGTCCGAGCTGTGCAGCTCGATCGCCAGCCAGCCGATGGACCGCTCCCGCCCGTTGTGGGAGATGTTCGTCATCGAGGGCCTCGACGACGGCTCCGTCGCCGTGATGTCGAAGATGCACCACGCGAACGTCGACGGCGTCACCGGCTCGAATCTGATGTCTCAGCTTTGCGGCCTCGAACCCGACGCTCCCCGACCCGAATTCGACCAGCTGCCCGAGGGCGCCGGCCGCGCCAGCTCGCTCGACATCGCCGTCAACGGCCTGATGTCGTTCGCGTCGCGACCGCTCAAGATGGTGAAGCTGCTTCCGGACAGCGTGACGCTGCTCCCCCGGTGGATCGGGCGGGCCCGCAAGGGCGAGGCGATGCCGACGCCGTTCACCGCGCCGCGGACGTCGTTCAACGGTGCGATCACCGGTCGCCGGACCATCGCGTACACCGAGCTGAGCCTCGACGACGTCAAGTTCGTGAAGAACACCTTCGGCGTCAAGGTCAACGACGTCGTGCTCACGCTGTGCGCCGGTGCGCTCCGCAGGTACCTCGAGGACCGCGAAGAGCTCCCCGACAGCTCACTGGTCGCGACGGTGCCGGTCTCCGTCCACGACAAGTCCGATCGGCCCGGCACCAACCAGATCTCGGTCATGTTCACGCAGCTCGGCACGGACGTCGCCGACCCCGTCGAGCGGCTGCACACCGTCGCCGAACGAAACGCCATTAACAAGGACCACCACAACGAGGCGCTGGGCGCGACGCTGTTGCAGGACTGGGCACAGTTCGCGGCGCCGGCCACGTTCGGCAGCGCGATGCGCGTGTACTCCAAGCTGAAGCTGGCCGAGCGTCACCCCGTGGTGCACAACCTCGTGGTCTCGAACGTGCCCGGCCCGCCGATGCCGCTGTACTTCCTGGGCGCGCGCATCAAGCAGATGTACCCGCTCGGACCCGTCTTCCACGGCGCCGGCCTCAACGTGACGGTGATGTCGCTCGAGGGACGGGTCGACGTGGGTCTCGTCTCGTGCAAGGAACTGGCACCGCACCTGTGGGATCTGGCGGACGCGTTCCCCGAGGCTCTCGCCGAACTGGTCAAGGCCGCACGCGCGCAAGCACGGAAGAAGAAGCAGCCAGCAGTCCCTCGGTGA
- a CDS encoding alpha/beta fold hydrolase → MALVSTIGSEWGKSMLNLAAAVAPVGAVPVGSMVELPGRGSTYVIDTGDSAEHDGKPTLVLLHALACTGSLTWYPAIDKLARKARVVILDQRWHGRGIRSRRFTLEDCADDVVALADVLGIDQVVPVGYSMGSLVSQLVWKRHRERVAGLVLCAGAAHFKRNSRERVALESLSYSLGALRPRPGPVPAGGPILGGDRVWAYSQFRETSYGAIGRATAEIGKFDSTAWVGDIDVPTAVVVPTRDMIIPPRRQRWLARQIAGAATYEVDCGHSSCVMNAGPFTEGLLAASSSVLARVRP, encoded by the coding sequence GTGGCACTCGTCTCGACGATCGGATCGGAATGGGGGAAGTCGATGCTCAATCTCGCGGCCGCCGTGGCTCCCGTCGGCGCAGTCCCGGTCGGATCGATGGTGGAACTGCCCGGTCGCGGGTCCACGTACGTCATCGATACCGGCGACTCTGCGGAGCACGACGGCAAGCCGACGCTCGTGCTCCTGCACGCGCTGGCCTGTACCGGATCGCTGACGTGGTACCCGGCGATCGACAAGCTCGCCCGGAAGGCGCGTGTGGTGATCCTGGACCAGCGCTGGCACGGCCGCGGGATCCGGTCCCGCCGATTCACCCTCGAGGACTGCGCCGACGACGTCGTCGCACTCGCCGACGTGCTGGGCATCGACCAGGTGGTCCCGGTCGGGTACTCGATGGGCTCGCTCGTCTCACAGCTCGTCTGGAAGCGGCACCGCGAACGGGTCGCCGGTCTCGTCCTGTGTGCGGGCGCGGCGCATTTCAAGCGGAACTCGCGTGAGCGAGTCGCGCTCGAGTCGCTGAGCTACAGCCTGGGCGCGCTCAGGCCGCGGCCCGGTCCCGTACCCGCCGGCGGTCCCATCCTCGGTGGCGACCGGGTGTGGGCGTACTCGCAGTTCCGCGAGACCAGCTACGGCGCGATCGGCCGCGCGACAGCCGAGATCGGCAAGTTCGACTCGACCGCCTGGGTGGGCGACATCGACGTCCCGACCGCGGTTGTGGTGCCGACCAGGGACATGATCATCCCGCCGCGGCGCCAGCGCTGGCTCGCCCGCCAGATCGCCGGCGCCGCAACGTACGAGGTGGACTGCGGTCACTCGTCGTGCGTCATGAACGCGGGACCGTTCACCGAGGGACTGCTGGCTGCTTCTTCTTCCGTGCTTGCGCGCGTGCGGCCTTGA
- a CDS encoding ribonuclease D, which yields MPDTPEPASAPVPLLVPADGVPPVIETAEGVRDAAERLAAGTGPLAVDAERASGFRYSSRAYLVQLRRAGAGSFLLDPIPTAGDLAPLRDAINDLEWVLHSADQDLPCLAELELAPAKLFDTELAGRLAGFERVGLAAIVERTLGLELRKGHGAADWSTRPLPDAWLNYAALDVEVLLELREAMAKELAAQGKTEWAEQEFEHVRLAGPPQPKPERWRRTSQIHSLKSPRQLAAVRELWTARDEVARKRDISPSRILPDSAIVAAASADPKSIDTLRALPVFGGPRQRRSSRLWLSALERARTLPQTELPPVNQPFTGPPPPSRWAKRDPEAAARLAAAKAGIAELSERVHVPVENLLSPELVRRVCWEPPAVGPDADAGTTATIDGVLAAAGARPWQRELTVPVLAEAVQAKP from the coding sequence ATGCCAGATACCCCCGAGCCCGCTTCCGCCCCCGTGCCACTCCTCGTCCCGGCCGACGGCGTTCCGCCGGTGATCGAGACCGCCGAGGGCGTGCGCGACGCGGCGGAGCGACTCGCCGCGGGCACCGGCCCCCTCGCGGTGGACGCCGAGCGCGCGTCGGGGTTCCGCTACTCCTCGCGCGCCTACCTCGTGCAGTTGCGCCGCGCCGGCGCCGGCTCGTTCCTGCTCGACCCCATCCCGACCGCCGGCGACCTCGCGCCGCTCCGGGATGCGATCAACGACCTCGAATGGGTGCTGCACTCCGCCGACCAGGACCTGCCGTGCCTGGCCGAACTCGAACTCGCGCCCGCGAAACTGTTCGACACCGAACTGGCCGGGCGCCTAGCCGGTTTCGAGCGTGTCGGGCTGGCGGCGATCGTCGAACGCACGCTCGGGCTGGAGCTGCGCAAGGGGCACGGCGCGGCCGACTGGTCCACCCGGCCCCTTCCGGACGCGTGGCTCAACTACGCGGCCCTGGATGTCGAGGTCCTCCTCGAGCTGCGCGAGGCGATGGCGAAAGAGCTTGCCGCGCAGGGAAAGACCGAGTGGGCGGAGCAGGAGTTCGAACACGTCCGACTGGCCGGGCCGCCCCAGCCCAAGCCCGAACGCTGGCGCCGCACGTCGCAGATCCACAGCCTCAAGAGCCCCCGCCAGCTGGCGGCAGTCCGCGAGCTGTGGACCGCGCGCGACGAGGTCGCCCGCAAGCGCGACATCTCCCCCAGCCGGATCCTGCCGGATTCTGCGATCGTCGCGGCCGCGAGTGCCGACCCCAAGAGCATCGACACGCTGCGGGCGCTGCCCGTGTTCGGGGGCCCGCGCCAGCGCCGGTCGTCGCGGCTGTGGCTCTCCGCGCTCGAACGCGCCCGCACCCTTCCGCAGACCGAACTCCCGCCGGTCAACCAGCCGTTCACCGGTCCACCGCCGCCGAGCCGCTGGGCCAAGCGCGACCCCGAGGCCGCCGCCCGTCTGGCCGCGGCCAAGGCGGGTATCGCCGAACTGAGCGAGCGGGTCCACGTGCCCGTCGAGAACCTGCTCAGCCCGGAACTGGTGCGGCGCGTGTGCTGGGAGCCGCCGGCCGTCGGGCCGGACGCGGACGCAGGCACGACGGCGACGATCGACGGCGTGCTCGCCGCGGCGGGCGCGCGCCCGTGGCAGCGCGAACTGACCGTGCCGGTCCTCGCGGAGGCCGTCCAGGCGAAGCCCTGA